In SAR324 cluster bacterium, the following are encoded in one genomic region:
- a CDS encoding DEAD/DEAH box helicase: MSEIKIHPKLQKIYSTLTTQEQELLELFSIIYEAPQKHILLQIIIAAKLQSGTPLNENSLTLILKQFIKKGLINAKFECNPDYVEELTSIACQKESFRNILWAIRRHMSITYFDKSLERHLSVFRSELYSGNINSAISTMHTINNDFGHRLTKPVLEYLCGKRTLSDWMDLLPNQVSLHLSFYQADYLLMTMNSQVLPFMVRIEQRLNQLKEEEQGVYRQLLVILYLLRGNWEKADTLIKQEKFSPFHGVRGLIKFLKDDNSGALTEFESALAYLKKLTGKKKLVLLDPFLGVFYVLALLKNRNIQNVSVAENYLDAALKQESPQFQGAHSALKALVFSLKNQIPHTNYWLNRAHSHLNSSISMLVTALVTAWIDPDILPKMLTFLNRWKNEAERFGFEWFSMEYSVLLNEVEPSDRHFKEGTERLDHKLKLKSLIHNIPKVEYWKIMLDALSQMSEQSTKASVDKQERLIWSFTLSKRPVYYVGNAPAKDEPLNLLEDHSLEVAPKLQSILKSGVWSRSKIVTVKQLREDDNLKSLLTAQDEQILSVVEVLKNTYPHSENYSEVVSRVLNSLAGHPLIFQGNTGILLEVILDEPELWVEQVGKEFNLRFSIDIGKFNNARVILIKETASRFKVIQIKQEHQRLAGLFNNKPIRIPAQAQEQLSRAVAGLSSMIRVHSSLEGHLEGVETVDGDSRCHVNLNPYGSGLRVNLMVKPFPLGSLLIKAGKGGEHVITEIEGKRIQAKRSLSGEEANVAKVLKSCEVLNYFPEQDREWLIEDPEACLELLLQLDDIKDHVVLEWPEGEKFAIRHRTSLKHVHMTIKHQNDWFGISGNIQVDDQLVMDLKELLTLAQSHSGKFLPLGDGEFMALTESFRKRLDDMLAFGDNTKEGLKFHKLTTMALPDLTDEVGAVEGERAWSSQLSRLEKARKIQPEVPPTLQAELREYQLEGFEWLARLANWGVGACLADDMGLGKTLQAMTIMLDRATEGPSLVVAPTSVCLNWINEATRFAPTLRPVIWGGKDRESLISGIGPFDMLICSYTLLQQDIALLEPVKFRTIVLDEGQAIKNRDTKRSQAAMSLQGEFKIITTGTPLENHLGELWNLFQFINPGLLGSMEKYNQRYAYPIERDQDNNARQRLRKLIQPFILRRIKSQVLQELPPKTEIVLHVELTREERAMYEALRQKTIESLANFKGPEGARHLQILAEIMKLRRICCHPRLILPEMPLAASKLELFGEVVAELRENKHKALVFSQFVDHLSIIREYLDQHKFSYCYLDGSTPQKKRQEEINRFQTGKTDLFLISLKAGGTGLNLTAADYVIHMDPWWNPAVEDQASDRAHRIGQTRPVTIYRLVTRETIEEKIVTLHQHKRELANSLLDGTEMSGKLSADELLKLIREN, translated from the coding sequence ATGTCGGAAATCAAAATTCATCCCAAATTACAAAAAATCTACTCAACACTCACTACACAGGAACAAGAATTGTTGGAACTGTTTTCCATCATCTATGAAGCGCCTCAAAAACATATCTTGTTGCAAATAATTATAGCGGCGAAACTCCAGTCAGGCACTCCCCTCAACGAAAATTCCCTGACCCTCATCCTGAAACAATTCATCAAAAAAGGTTTGATCAACGCGAAGTTTGAATGCAATCCGGATTATGTGGAAGAGTTGACCTCCATAGCATGTCAAAAAGAAAGTTTTAGAAACATTCTCTGGGCGATTCGTCGGCACATGTCAATAACCTATTTCGATAAGTCGCTGGAACGTCATCTCAGTGTATTCAGAAGTGAATTATATTCAGGCAATATAAATTCCGCGATAAGCACAATGCACACTATTAATAATGACTTTGGCCATAGGCTCACAAAGCCTGTGCTGGAATATCTGTGTGGAAAACGCACCCTCTCCGACTGGATGGATTTACTGCCCAATCAAGTGAGCCTACACCTTTCGTTTTATCAGGCGGACTACCTTCTGATGACAATGAACAGCCAGGTTTTACCATTCATGGTACGCATAGAACAGCGTCTGAACCAACTCAAGGAAGAGGAACAGGGAGTATACAGGCAACTTCTGGTTATCCTGTATCTGTTGCGGGGGAATTGGGAAAAGGCAGATACGCTCATCAAACAGGAAAAATTCAGTCCTTTTCATGGGGTGCGGGGGCTTATAAAATTTCTGAAAGATGACAATAGCGGGGCTTTGACCGAGTTTGAAAGTGCACTTGCCTATCTTAAAAAACTGACAGGGAAAAAAAAACTCGTCCTCCTGGACCCTTTTCTGGGAGTCTTTTATGTGCTGGCTCTGCTAAAAAACCGAAATATTCAGAATGTATCTGTTGCTGAAAACTATCTTGATGCCGCGTTAAAACAAGAGTCACCTCAGTTTCAAGGCGCACATAGCGCATTGAAAGCCCTGGTTTTTTCGTTAAAAAACCAGATTCCCCATACAAACTACTGGCTGAACCGGGCTCATAGCCATTTAAATTCCAGCATCAGCATGCTGGTCACGGCTCTGGTCACAGCATGGATTGATCCTGACATACTTCCCAAAATGCTCACATTTCTGAATCGCTGGAAAAATGAGGCGGAACGCTTTGGCTTTGAATGGTTCTCCATGGAATATTCTGTACTGCTGAATGAGGTTGAACCCTCCGACCGTCATTTTAAAGAAGGCACGGAACGCCTGGACCACAAACTAAAACTCAAAAGTCTGATTCACAACATTCCCAAAGTGGAATACTGGAAGATCATGCTGGATGCCTTGTCGCAAATGAGCGAACAATCAACGAAAGCCTCTGTTGACAAACAGGAACGTCTGATCTGGTCCTTCACTTTGTCTAAACGTCCTGTCTATTATGTGGGAAATGCCCCCGCAAAAGACGAACCGCTGAATCTATTGGAAGACCACTCCCTTGAAGTCGCACCGAAACTTCAGAGTATTCTCAAAAGTGGCGTTTGGAGCCGAAGTAAAATCGTGACCGTAAAACAACTGCGGGAAGATGACAACCTCAAATCCCTGCTGACAGCGCAGGATGAACAGATCCTCAGTGTGGTGGAAGTTCTGAAAAACACCTATCCCCATTCCGAAAATTATTCTGAAGTTGTGTCCAGAGTCTTGAACAGCCTGGCCGGGCACCCGCTGATTTTCCAGGGAAACACAGGGATTCTGCTGGAAGTGATCCTGGATGAACCTGAATTATGGGTGGAACAGGTTGGCAAGGAATTCAATCTCAGGTTTTCCATTGATATAGGAAAATTTAATAATGCCAGAGTTATCCTTATCAAAGAAACAGCCTCCCGGTTCAAGGTCATCCAAATCAAACAGGAACATCAGCGTTTGGCAGGACTATTCAACAACAAACCGATCCGTATTCCGGCACAAGCCCAGGAACAGTTATCCCGTGCTGTTGCCGGACTTTCCTCAATGATCAGAGTCCACTCTTCGCTGGAAGGACATCTGGAAGGCGTTGAAACGGTGGATGGGGATTCCCGTTGTCATGTCAATTTGAATCCCTACGGTTCCGGTCTGCGTGTGAATCTGATGGTCAAACCGTTTCCATTGGGTAGTTTGCTGATCAAGGCCGGCAAGGGCGGAGAGCATGTGATCACTGAGATCGAAGGAAAACGCATCCAGGCCAAACGGTCCTTGTCCGGGGAAGAAGCCAATGTGGCAAAAGTGTTGAAATCCTGTGAGGTGCTGAATTATTTTCCTGAACAGGATCGGGAATGGTTGATTGAGGATCCTGAAGCCTGTCTGGAATTGCTACTGCAACTGGACGATATCAAGGATCATGTGGTGCTGGAATGGCCGGAAGGTGAAAAATTTGCGATCAGGCATCGTACCTCGCTGAAGCATGTTCACATGACGATCAAGCATCAGAATGACTGGTTTGGCATTTCTGGAAATATTCAGGTTGATGACCAGTTGGTGATGGATCTCAAGGAATTGCTGACACTGGCACAGAGTCACTCCGGCAAATTCCTTCCCCTGGGTGACGGGGAATTCATGGCACTCACCGAGTCCTTCCGAAAACGTCTGGATGATATGCTGGCGTTTGGTGACAATACCAAAGAGGGTTTGAAATTTCATAAACTGACAACCATGGCTCTGCCCGATCTGACCGATGAAGTGGGTGCCGTTGAGGGCGAACGAGCCTGGTCCAGCCAGCTCAGTCGTCTGGAGAAAGCCCGGAAAATTCAGCCCGAAGTGCCCCCGACATTGCAGGCGGAATTGCGCGAATATCAGCTTGAGGGATTTGAGTGGCTGGCTCGTCTGGCAAACTGGGGTGTCGGTGCCTGTCTGGCCGATGACATGGGGTTGGGCAAAACCCTGCAAGCCATGACCATCATGCTGGATCGTGCCACTGAAGGGCCCTCTCTGGTGGTTGCTCCCACCTCCGTCTGTCTTAACTGGATTAACGAGGCAACACGCTTCGCACCGACCCTTCGGCCTGTGATCTGGGGTGGAAAAGATCGTGAATCGCTCATCAGCGGCATTGGGCCGTTCGACATGCTCATATGCAGTTATACTCTGCTACAACAGGATATTGCCTTGCTGGAACCCGTGAAATTTCGCACCATTGTTCTGGATGAAGGCCAGGCCATCAAGAATCGGGATACCAAACGGTCTCAGGCCGCAATGAGTCTGCAAGGAGAATTCAAGATCATCACCACAGGAACTCCGCTGGAAAATCATCTGGGTGAACTCTGGAATCTGTTTCAATTCATCAATCCCGGACTGCTGGGATCCATGGAAAAATACAACCAGCGTTATGCATATCCCATCGAGCGGGATCAGGATAACAATGCCCGCCAACGCCTTAGAAAACTCATTCAGCCGTTCATCTTGCGCCGCATTAAAAGCCAGGTTCTGCAGGAATTGCCACCCAAAACTGAAATTGTACTGCATGTGGAACTCACCCGGGAAGAACGGGCGATGTATGAAGCCCTGAGACAAAAAACCATTGAATCCCTGGCAAATTTCAAGGGACCTGAAGGCGCGAGACATTTGCAGATTCTGGCAGAAATCATGAAACTGCGCAGAATCTGCTGTCATCCACGATTGATTCTGCCTGAGATGCCTCTGGCCGCGTCCAAGCTGGAATTGTTCGGGGAAGTGGTGGCAGAATTGCGGGAAAACAAACACAAGGCTCTGGTCTTCAGCCAGTTTGTGGATCATCTGTCCATCATCAGGGAATACCTGGATCAACACAAATTCAGCTACTGCTATCTGGATGGCAGCACACCACAGAAAAAACGTCAGGAAGAAATCAACCGGTTTCAGACGGGAAAAACGGACCTGTTCCTGATCAGCCTCAAGGCCGGTGGCACAGGACTGAACCTGACAGCCGCGGATTATGTGATTCACATGGATCCCTGGTGGAATCCCGCCGTGGAAGACCAGGCTTCAGATCGGGCACATCGGATCGGGCAGACACGACCTGTCACCATTTACCGGTTGGTGACACGGGAAACCATTGAAGAAAAAATTGTGACTTTGCATCAGCATAAACGTGAACTGGCCAACAGTCTGCTGGATGGAACAGAAATGAGCGGCAAGCTGTCAGCGGATGAATTGCTGAAGCTGATCAGGGAAAATTAA
- a CDS encoding DUF3015 family protein, translated as MWRQIIIGRSLRWFMSGLGLLCLLASNPNPLHATHKCPKPPVVSSGFGLFFTTTYLPIASSMASTKSMNTLGCQDGHPSKSFYKPKPRNQVYQYLQENLEYVKEEVSTGEGQHLEALSVVVGCSRQVYPVFAQTMHNAYSRIFTPSNDPDPHARITDELLEVVFHNHELYHSCAEEES; from the coding sequence ATGTGGCGGCAAATTATTATTGGTAGAAGCCTTCGTTGGTTCATGAGTGGTTTGGGTCTGCTCTGTTTATTGGCATCAAACCCGAATCCCCTGCACGCAACCCATAAATGTCCGAAACCACCGGTGGTTTCCAGCGGGTTTGGCCTGTTTTTCACCACCACCTATCTGCCGATAGCGAGTTCCATGGCATCCACCAAGTCCATGAATACGCTGGGATGTCAGGATGGGCACCCTTCCAAATCGTTTTACAAGCCCAAACCCAGAAATCAGGTTTACCAATATCTGCAGGAAAATCTGGAGTATGTCAAAGAAGAGGTGTCAACAGGCGAGGGCCAACATCTGGAAGCCCTGTCGGTGGTGGTGGGTTGTTCCCGTCAGGTGTATCCTGTATTTGCCCAAACCATGCACAATGCCTATTCCAGGATATTCACCCCCTCCAATGATCCTGATCCACATGCCCGCATCACCGATGAATTGCTGGAAGTGGTTTTCCACAACCATGAGTTGTATCATTCCTGCGCCGAAGAAGAATCCTAG
- a CDS encoding SDR family oxidoreductase: MSQTILITGTSSGIGKAAVRHFQSKGWNVAATMRTPEKETELTTLPNVECIHLDVTVPESVRDGIARAIKRFGKIDAVVNNAGYGLIGAFELATHEQIKRQFETNVLGVMDVTQAILPHFRENRSGTIVNVASLSGRVSFPLFSLYHATKWAVEGFSESLQHELKPFNIHMKIIEPGIVKTEFDGSSKDMTHSDTLQAYDKYVNKIIKRIMGFYRWGTTAEHVAEVIFKATTDSSSRLRYSVGIDANMLLLLRRFVPDSIFNGTINKSLTL; encoded by the coding sequence ATGTCACAAACCATCCTGATCACAGGGACATCCAGCGGGATCGGCAAAGCCGCCGTTCGACATTTTCAGTCAAAAGGCTGGAATGTCGCTGCCACCATGCGGACGCCTGAAAAAGAAACCGAACTCACCACACTGCCTAATGTGGAATGTATTCATCTGGATGTGACCGTTCCTGAATCTGTAAGAGACGGCATTGCCCGGGCGATCAAACGGTTTGGTAAAATTGACGCAGTGGTGAATAATGCGGGCTACGGCCTGATCGGCGCCTTTGAACTGGCAACCCATGAGCAGATCAAGCGGCAGTTTGAAACCAATGTGCTGGGTGTGATGGATGTAACACAGGCGATTCTGCCTCATTTTCGCGAGAATCGTTCAGGAACCATTGTCAATGTGGCCTCGCTCAGCGGTCGGGTGTCTTTTCCCCTGTTCAGTCTGTATCATGCAACGAAATGGGCCGTTGAAGGTTTTTCCGAATCGTTGCAACATGAACTGAAACCCTTCAATATCCACATGAAAATCATTGAACCGGGAATCGTTAAAACAGAATTTGATGGAAGTTCGAAAGACATGACGCATAGTGACACCCTCCAGGCCTATGACAAATACGTCAACAAAATCATCAAGCGGATCATGGGCTTTTACCGTTGGGGAACCACCGCGGAACATGTGGCGGAAGTGATTTTCAAAGCGACCACCGATTCCAGTTCCCGTTTGCGCTATTCTGTCGGGATTGATGCCAATATGCTGTTGTTGTTGCGACGGTTTGTGCCTGACAGCATTTTCAATGGAACCATCAACAAGAGCCTGACATTATGA
- a CDS encoding helix-turn-helix transcriptional regulator, which produces MSQTAKLVDTLKKYLRARGITYKKLAGDLGLSEASVKRLFAEHSFSLKRLEEICKLIDLDFFELAKMSKLHDDGRTHSLTVEQERELADSPKLLVYLYMIIIGWSPKLIMEEFHITELELSKILLKLDKIGVLELHPGNKIKLLISDNVFWRKDGPIWNLYRPKIQQEFLDYPFNMSNERLVFIPGKLSEESIKIINQQIDKLVKMLKELNNNDSTHPPEDRHSTAFLIAFRPWVLSLLSSMKRRPAE; this is translated from the coding sequence ATGAGCCAGACCGCAAAACTGGTGGATACCCTGAAAAAGTATCTGAGAGCCAGGGGCATCACCTATAAAAAACTCGCTGGCGATCTCGGGCTGAGTGAGGCCAGTGTCAAACGGCTGTTTGCGGAACACAGTTTTTCCCTGAAACGTCTGGAAGAAATCTGCAAACTGATTGATCTGGATTTTTTTGAACTGGCCAAAATGAGCAAGCTTCATGATGATGGCCGAACCCATTCCCTGACGGTTGAGCAGGAACGAGAGTTGGCGGATAGCCCCAAATTGCTGGTGTATCTATACATGATCATCATCGGCTGGTCCCCCAAACTCATCATGGAAGAGTTTCATATCACGGAACTGGAACTTTCCAAAATTCTGCTGAAGCTGGATAAAATCGGGGTCCTTGAACTGCACCCCGGCAATAAGATCAAATTGCTGATTTCAGACAATGTTTTCTGGCGGAAGGATGGCCCGATCTGGAATTTGTATCGACCCAAAATTCAGCAGGAATTTCTGGATTATCCCTTCAATATGAGCAATGAACGGCTGGTGTTTATTCCGGGAAAATTATCAGAAGAGTCGATCAAAATCATCAATCAGCAAATTGACAAACTGGTGAAAATGCTCAAGGAATTGAACAACAATGATTCCACGCATCCGCCGGAAGACCGTCACAGCACCGCGTTTCTGATAGCGTTCAGACCCTGGGTATTGTCCCTGCTTTCCAGCATGAAACGACGTCCCGCTGAATGA